A portion of the Bufo gargarizans isolate SCDJY-AF-19 chromosome 7, ASM1485885v1, whole genome shotgun sequence genome contains these proteins:
- the TMED5 gene encoding transmembrane emp24 domain-containing protein 5 yields MGKAALLTLLLAAVYTVQRCGSFSQSVDNDFTFTLPAGRKECFFQTMKKDATLEIEYQVLDGASLDIDFYLFSPNGDLVLSEDRQSDGVHTVETVDGDYEFCFDNTFSRISEKVIFFELILDHMNDGEEQEDWKNYVIGTDLLDMKLEDILETINSVKARLGKSLQIQTLLKAFEARDRNIQESNYDRVNFWSMVNLVVMVVVCVTQVYMLKSLFEDKRKSRP; encoded by the exons ATGGGGAAAGCGGCGCTGCTCACACTGCTGTTGGCCGCAGTCTACACTGTGCAGCGATGCGGCAGCTTCTCCCAGTCCGTGGACAATGACTTCACCTTCACCCTCCCCGCCGGGCGGAAGGAGTGCTTCTTCCAGACCATGAAGAAGGATGCCACCCTGGAGATAGAGTACCAG GTCCTAGATGGTGCAAGTTTAGACATTGATTTCTACCTCTTCTCTCCAAATGGAGACCTGGTCCTATCTGAGGATCGTCAGTCAGATGGCGTCCACAC GGTGGAGACTGTGGATGGAGACTACGAGTTCTGCTTTGACAACACCTTCAGCCGTATATCAGAAAAGGTGATCTTCTTTGAACTGATATTGGATCACATGAATGACGGTGAAGAGCAAGAAGATTGGAAGAATTACGTCATCGGCACAGATctcttggacatgaagctggagGATATACTG GAAACCATCAACAGTGTCAAAGCAAGATTGGGAAAAAGCCTCCAGATCCAGACTCTGTTGAAGGCCTTTGAAGCAAGAGATCGCAATATCCAGGAGAGTAACTATGACAGAGTAAACTTCTGGTCCATGGTCAACTTGGTGGTGATGGTTGTGGTGTGCGTCACCCAAGTATACATGCTGAAGAGCCTTTTTGAGGACAAGAGGAAAAGCAGACCTTGA